In a genomic window of Rhipicephalus microplus isolate Deutch F79 unplaced genomic scaffold, USDA_Rmic scaffold_55, whole genome shotgun sequence:
- the LOC142788358 gene encoding uncharacterized protein LOC142788358 isoform X2, producing MPLLLQILRIQLGIRQQQRQVLQEVRQLKHKCKHLLQIGGRGLREIGVNAMKAVLAHDVQVLYSLHGRKGKRAFVNLRLCRLVTDVICQKAGCDQAEALNFIKRWLPGSGDRCGGRKRRFREAFVVEQPDDPHSQSADYRLLAAAGFLPSHSSQGLDSTTVTVPPTQPDLQ from the exons gc ctctattgctacagatcctgcggatccaacttggcatccggcagcaacaaagacaggttctgcaggaggtgcgacagctgaagcacaag tgcaagcacctcctgcagattgggggacgtggcctccgagaaattggtgtgaatgccatgaaggctgtattggcacatgacgtgcaagtgctgtacagccttcatggcagaaaagggaaaagggcctttgtgaacctgaggctctgtagattagtgacag atgtcatctgccaaaaagcagggtgcgaccaggcggaggccctcaactttattaagaggtggctgccagggtctggtgatcgctgtgggggcaggaagcggcgcttcagagaagcatttgttgtggagcagcccgatgatccccactctcagagtgcagattatcggctgctcgcggcagctggcttcctgcccagccacagcagccagggccttgacagcaccactgtcactgtgcccccaacgcaacctgacctgcagtag
- the LOC142788358 gene encoding uncharacterized protein LOC142788358 isoform X1: MPKNSSCCFQCPLLADFYHENIAMCCCVHPIYASCIFLQCKHLLQIGGRGLREIGVNAMKAVLAHDVQVLYSLHGRKGKRAFVNLRLCRLVTDVICQKAGCDQAEALNFIKRWLPGSGDRCGGRKRRFREAFVVEQPDDPHSQSADYRLLAAAGFLPSHSSQGLDSTTVTVPPTQPDLQ; encoded by the exons atgcccaaaaattcaagttgttgttttcagtgtcctcttcttgcagatttttatcatgaaaacattgcgatgtgctgttgcgttcaccccatctatgcttcttgcatttttttacagtgcaagcacctcctgcagattgggggacgtggcctccgagaaattggtgtgaatgccatgaaggctgtattggcacatgacgtgcaagtgctgtacagccttcatggcagaaaagggaaaagggcctttgtgaacctgaggctctgtagattagtgacag atgtcatctgccaaaaagcagggtgcgaccaggcggaggccctcaactttattaagaggtggctgccagggtctggtgatcgctgtgggggcaggaagcggcgcttcagagaagcatttgttgtggagcagcccgatgatccccactctcagagtgcagattatcggctgctcgcggcagctggcttcctgcccagccacagcagccagggccttgacagcaccactgtcactgtgcccccaacgcaacctgacctgcagtag